From a region of the Prevotella melaninogenica genome:
- a CDS encoding glycine--tRNA ligase: MAQEDVFKKIVSHCKEYGFVFPSSDIYDGLAAVYDYGQNGVELKNNIKQYWWQSMVLLHSNIVGIDASIFMHPTVWKASGHVDAFNDPLIDNRDSKKRYRADNLIEDQIGKYEEKIEKEVAKAAKKFGESFDEAKFRETNPRVLENQKKRDDLHARYTEAMQGPDLEALKQIILDEGIVDPISGTTNWTDVRQFNLMFSTEVGASADATNKIYLRPETAQGIFVNFLNVQKTGRMKLPFGICQIGKAFRNEIVARQFVFRMREFEQMEMQFFCQPGTEMKWFEYWKKHRLAWHEGLGMGDDNYRFHDHEKLAHYANAATDIEFHMPFGFKEVEGIHSRTNFDLSQHEKYSGRQVKYFDPERNENYTPYVVETSIGVDRMFLSVMCHSYTEEALENGSSRVVLKLPEPLAPVKCAVLPLVNKDGLPEKAQEIVNSLKFHFNTHMEAKDSIGKRYRRQDAIGTPFCVTVDGDTLTDNTVTLRYRDSMKQERVPVEKLREIIEDRVSITALLKKIDID; the protein is encoded by the coding sequence ATGGCACAAGAGGATGTTTTCAAGAAGATTGTAAGCCACTGTAAAGAGTATGGTTTCGTCTTCCCAAGTAGTGATATTTATGATGGTTTGGCAGCTGTTTATGACTACGGTCAGAATGGTGTTGAGCTGAAAAACAATATCAAGCAGTATTGGTGGCAGTCAATGGTATTGCTGCATAGCAATATTGTTGGTATCGATGCCTCTATCTTTATGCACCCTACCGTATGGAAAGCAAGTGGCCACGTTGATGCTTTCAACGACCCCTTGATTGACAACCGTGATTCAAAGAAGCGTTATCGTGCTGATAACCTTATCGAGGATCAGATTGGTAAATACGAGGAGAAGATAGAGAAGGAAGTAGCTAAGGCTGCTAAGAAGTTCGGTGAGTCTTTCGATGAGGCTAAGTTCCGTGAGACCAATCCACGTGTTCTTGAAAATCAGAAGAAGCGTGACGACCTTCATGCACGCTATACTGAGGCTATGCAAGGACCAGACTTGGAGGCTTTGAAGCAGATTATTCTCGATGAGGGTATTGTAGATCCAATCAGTGGTACAACTAACTGGACAGATGTTCGTCAGTTCAATCTTATGTTCTCTACTGAGGTGGGTGCATCTGCCGATGCTACTAACAAGATTTATCTGCGCCCAGAGACAGCGCAGGGTATCTTCGTAAACTTCCTCAACGTACAGAAGACTGGTCGTATGAAGTTGCCTTTCGGTATCTGCCAGATTGGTAAGGCTTTCCGTAACGAGATTGTTGCACGTCAGTTTGTCTTCCGTATGCGTGAGTTCGAACAGATGGAGATGCAGTTCTTCTGCCAGCCAGGAACCGAGATGAAGTGGTTTGAGTACTGGAAGAAGCATCGTTTGGCATGGCACGAGGGTCTTGGTATGGGTGATGATAACTATCGTTTCCACGACCACGAGAAGTTGGCTCACTATGCTAATGCAGCAACAGATATCGAGTTCCATATGCCATTCGGATTCAAGGAGGTTGAGGGTATTCACTCACGTACTAACTTTGACCTTTCTCAGCATGAGAAGTACTCTGGTCGTCAGGTGAAGTACTTCGACCCAGAGCGTAATGAGAACTACACTCCATACGTAGTAGAAACATCTATTGGTGTTGACCGTATGTTCCTTTCTGTTATGTGTCACAGTTATACAGAGGAGGCATTGGAGAATGGTTCAAGTCGTGTTGTCTTGAAGTTGCCAGAGCCATTGGCACCTGTTAAGTGTGCAGTTCTTCCTTTGGTTAACAAGGATGGCCTGCCAGAGAAGGCACAGGAGATTGTGAACAGTCTGAAGTTCCATTTTAATACACATATGGAGGCTAAGGATTCTATCGGTAAGCGTTACCGTCGTCAGGATGCTATTGGTACTCCTTTCTGTGTGACAGTAGATGGC
- a CDS encoding DNA gyrase/topoisomerase IV subunit A: protein MDDEIKDLDGQTPEEETQEQDSHSDYKPADRFDASAVHHLSGMYKNWFLDYASYVILERAVPHIEDGLKPVQRRILHSMKRMDDGRYNKVANIVGHTMQFHPHGDASIGDALVQMGQKDLLIDMQGNWGNILTGDRAAAPRYIEARLSKFALETVFNPKTTEWQLSYDGRNKEPITLPVKFPLLLAQGAEGIAVGLSSKILPHNLNDICDAAISYLRGEEFNLYPDFPTGGSIDVSKYNDGQRGGVLKVRAKVEKLDNKTLVIREVPFTKTANTLQESITKAVEKGKLKIRRVEDMTASEVEIQLHLTPGTSSDKTIDALYAFTDCEINISPNCCVIRDNKPEFLTISDVLRNSAEHTKALLKLELEIRKHELEEQLFYNSLERIFIEDRIYKERKFETAKDIDEVVSFVDSKLEPYKKTFIREVTRDDIIRLLEIKMQRILKFNKDKADELIQKIKAEIAEIDKDLSEMVRVTIEWFTHLKEKYGSDHPRRTEIKSFDTIVAAKVVDANEKLYIDRQEGFIGTGLKKAEFVQNCSDLDDVIIFYRDGKYKVIRIADKVFVGKGVLHVQVFKKNDKRTIYNVVYRDGKTGPYYIKRFNVTSITRDKEYDVTLGTLGSRINYFTANPNGEAELIKITLDPNPDKKKQNIFMERDFASILIKGRAAKGNLLTKESIHRISLKSHGHSTLGGRKVWFDPDVNRINYEDHGHYLGEFSDQDSILVVLKNGEFYITNFDSSNHYEDNILRLEKFDADKPWTAVIFDADNQGYPYLKRFQMEASKRHQNFIGDNPDSQMVLLTDVAFPRIQITYGGADAARGTEEIDAEQFVGVKGFKAKGKRLTTWTVDKIEELEPTRFPEEEKGDDESNEDDVQEENSAATEKEENLDPDAGKSQQQVIDEITGQLNLFDNE, encoded by the coding sequence ATGGATGACGAAATAAAAGACTTGGATGGACAGACTCCTGAGGAAGAGACTCAGGAACAGGATTCCCATTCCGATTATAAACCTGCCGATAGGTTTGATGCCTCTGCCGTACATCATCTCTCTGGCATGTACAAAAACTGGTTCTTAGATTACGCCAGCTACGTAATCTTGGAACGTGCCGTACCTCATATCGAGGACGGCTTGAAGCCTGTACAACGCCGTATTCTCCACTCTATGAAACGAATGGATGATGGACGATACAATAAGGTAGCAAACATTGTTGGCCATACGATGCAGTTCCACCCTCATGGTGATGCCTCTATCGGTGATGCTTTGGTACAAATGGGACAGAAAGACCTACTCATCGACATGCAGGGTAACTGGGGAAATATCCTCACTGGCGACCGTGCTGCTGCGCCACGATACATTGAGGCGCGCCTATCAAAGTTTGCCTTAGAGACTGTCTTCAATCCGAAGACAACAGAATGGCAACTTTCTTACGACGGTAGAAACAAAGAGCCGATTACGCTCCCTGTAAAGTTCCCACTGCTTTTAGCACAGGGTGCAGAAGGTATCGCTGTAGGCTTGTCATCCAAGATTCTTCCACATAATCTCAACGACATATGCGATGCAGCTATCAGCTATCTGCGTGGTGAGGAGTTTAACCTCTATCCAGACTTCCCAACAGGTGGTAGCATTGATGTATCGAAGTATAATGATGGTCAGCGTGGTGGTGTTCTGAAGGTGCGTGCAAAGGTTGAAAAACTCGATAATAAAACCCTCGTCATCCGTGAGGTTCCTTTTACAAAGACCGCTAACACGCTTCAAGAGTCTATTACGAAGGCTGTTGAGAAAGGCAAACTAAAGATTCGCAGAGTAGAGGACATGACAGCTTCGGAGGTGGAGATTCAACTTCATCTTACACCGGGTACGTCAAGCGACAAGACTATTGATGCCCTCTATGCTTTCACAGATTGCGAGATAAACATTTCGCCGAACTGCTGTGTCATCCGAGACAACAAACCAGAGTTCTTGACGATATCAGATGTATTGCGCAATTCTGCCGAACATACGAAGGCTTTATTGAAGTTAGAGTTAGAGATTCGCAAGCATGAATTAGAAGAACAGTTGTTCTACAACTCTTTAGAACGTATCTTCATCGAAGACCGTATCTATAAGGAGCGTAAGTTCGAAACAGCTAAGGATATTGATGAAGTTGTGAGCTTCGTCGACTCAAAACTCGAGCCATATAAGAAGACGTTTATCCGTGAGGTGACACGTGACGACATCATCCGCCTCTTGGAAATCAAGATGCAGCGTATTCTGAAGTTCAATAAGGATAAGGCTGACGAACTGATTCAGAAGATTAAGGCGGAGATTGCCGAGATTGACAAAGACCTCAGTGAGATGGTTCGCGTCACTATCGAATGGTTCACACACCTGAAAGAGAAGTACGGAAGCGACCATCCACGTCGTACAGAGATTAAAAGCTTCGACACAATCGTTGCTGCTAAGGTGGTAGATGCCAACGAGAAATTATATATTGACCGTCAGGAAGGTTTCATTGGTACGGGTCTTAAGAAGGCTGAGTTCGTTCAGAACTGCTCTGACCTCGATGACGTGATTATCTTCTACCGTGATGGTAAGTATAAGGTTATCCGAATTGCCGACAAGGTATTTGTGGGTAAGGGTGTACTTCACGTACAAGTGTTTAAGAAGAACGATAAGCGTACGATTTATAACGTCGTTTATCGTGACGGAAAGACGGGACCTTACTATATCAAACGCTTCAACGTGACTTCTATCACACGTGATAAGGAATACGACGTAACTCTCGGTACGCTGGGTTCAAGAATCAATTATTTCACCGCTAACCCTAATGGCGAGGCGGAGTTGATAAAGATTACACTCGATCCGAACCCAGATAAGAAGAAGCAAAACATCTTCATGGAGCGTGACTTTGCAAGTATTCTCATCAAAGGTCGCGCTGCAAAGGGTAATCTGCTGACCAAAGAGAGTATTCATCGTATCTCACTCAAGAGCCACGGACACTCTACATTGGGTGGACGTAAGGTATGGTTCGACCCAGATGTCAACCGTATCAACTACGAAGACCATGGTCATTACCTTGGAGAGTTCTCTGACCAAGATAGTATCCTTGTTGTACTTAAAAACGGAGAGTTCTATATCACCAACTTCGATTCATCCAACCATTACGAAGATAACATTCTCCGATTAGAGAAGTTTGATGCCGACAAGCCTTGGACAGCTGTCATCTTCGATGCCGACAACCAAGGTTATCCTTACTTAAAGCGATTCCAGATGGAAGCAAGTAAGCGTCATCAGAACTTCATTGGTGACAATCCAGATTCGCAGATGGTACTGCTGACTGATGTTGCCTTCCCTCGCATACAGATTACTTATGGTGGTGCTGATGCGGCACGCGGCACTGAGGAGATTGATGCAGAGCAGTTTGTTGGCGTGAAGGGATTCAAGGCAAAGGGTAAACGATTGACAACTTGGACAGTTGACAAGATTGAAGAGCTGGAGCCAACACGCTTCCCTGAAGAGGAGAAAGGAGATGACGAGAGTAATGAAGATGACGTACAAGAAGAGAATTCTGCAGCTACTGAAAAGGAAGAGAACCTCGATCCAGATGCAGGTAAGTCTCAACAGCAGGTCATCGATGAGATTACTGGTCAGCTAAACCTCTTCGACAACGAATAA